The following proteins come from a genomic window of Parvularculales bacterium:
- a CDS encoding 3-hydroxyacyl-CoA dehydrogenase NAD-binding domain-containing protein — translation MTKINDVTTLEQDNGVAILTLNSPPVNALSAVVREGLLEGVKQAVASDAGAIVLICDGRTFIAGADISEFGKTPSGPSLRDVQNVIEDAPKPVVAAIHGTALGGGFEVALVCHYRVAVPSARCGLPEVKLGLLPGAGGTQRLPRVVGVEKALEMVTGGNHVPAKAALDMGLFDELTEEGSLRDGAIAFARRVVEEKRPLVKIRDRNDKVQAAQGKPEIFDEFRKSIARRTRGFLAPEYNIQCIEAAVNLPFDEGLKKESKLFGELVSGVQSAAQRYVFFAERQVAKIPDVSRETPLVDVRKVGIIGAGTMGGGIAMNFANAGIPVTIVEAEAARLESGLGVVRKNYENTARKGRITQDDVETRMGRLTPSTSLDDLADCDMVIEAVFENMALKKEIFAKLDSIVKPGSVLATNTSALDINEIATATKRPEAVIGMHFFSPANVMRLLEVVRAEKTDHATIATAMDIGRKVGKIAVLVGVCPGFVGNRILARRQEQAQRLILEGALPWDVDRVLYDFGFPMGPFAMSDLAGLDIGWSKEDSKGETLRDILCEAGRLGQKSGAGYYLYDENRKATPDPKVEAIIQEYAEARQIKRREVSDEEILERCVYPMINEGAKILEEGMALRPGDIDIIWVNGYGWPVYRGGPMFYGDTVGLDKVLARMQAFEVEFGEAFTPSPLLARLAKESKGFSSL, via the coding sequence ATGACCAAGATAAACGACGTCACCACTTTGGAGCAAGACAACGGCGTTGCCATTTTAACCCTCAACTCACCACCTGTGAATGCATTATCGGCCGTGGTTCGAGAAGGTCTTTTGGAGGGCGTTAAGCAAGCCGTTGCGAGTGATGCCGGGGCTATTGTGTTGATTTGCGATGGTCGTACGTTTATTGCCGGTGCGGATATTAGCGAGTTTGGCAAAACACCATCGGGGCCATCTTTGAGGGATGTGCAAAACGTCATAGAGGATGCCCCAAAACCCGTTGTGGCCGCCATACATGGAACGGCCTTAGGGGGCGGTTTTGAGGTTGCGTTGGTATGTCATTATCGTGTGGCAGTTCCCTCGGCGCGGTGTGGATTGCCGGAAGTGAAACTGGGCTTGTTGCCGGGAGCGGGAGGCACACAGCGCTTGCCCCGTGTGGTGGGAGTGGAAAAGGCGCTGGAAATGGTCACAGGCGGCAATCATGTCCCGGCCAAGGCAGCTCTTGATATGGGCTTGTTTGATGAATTGACCGAGGAAGGGAGTTTGCGGGATGGCGCAATCGCTTTTGCCCGCCGGGTGGTAGAGGAGAAGCGCCCGTTGGTAAAAATCCGCGACCGCAACGACAAAGTTCAGGCTGCGCAGGGTAAGCCCGAGATTTTTGATGAGTTCCGTAAGTCTATTGCGCGGCGTACGCGGGGCTTTCTGGCACCGGAGTATAACATTCAGTGTATTGAGGCGGCCGTTAATCTGCCTTTTGACGAAGGGTTGAAAAAAGAGAGCAAACTGTTTGGAGAGTTGGTAAGTGGTGTTCAATCGGCGGCTCAGCGTTATGTATTTTTTGCAGAACGGCAAGTGGCCAAGATCCCGGATGTTTCTCGTGAGACACCCCTTGTTGATGTAAGGAAGGTTGGCATTATTGGGGCCGGTACCATGGGTGGCGGTATTGCGATGAACTTTGCCAATGCAGGTATTCCTGTCACCATTGTAGAGGCAGAGGCTGCGCGTCTGGAAAGCGGTTTGGGGGTTGTGCGTAAGAATTATGAAAACACGGCTCGCAAGGGACGCATCACACAGGACGATGTAGAGACCCGCATGGGGCGCTTGACGCCGTCTACGTCTCTTGATGATTTAGCGGATTGTGACATGGTTATTGAGGCGGTGTTTGAGAACATGGCACTCAAGAAGGAAATTTTTGCGAAGCTAGATAGCATCGTGAAGCCCGGATCAGTTTTGGCGACAAACACCTCGGCGTTAGACATAAACGAGATCGCCACGGCAACGAAGCGTCCGGAAGCGGTTATCGGGATGCACTTTTTTAGTCCGGCGAATGTTATGCGTCTTTTGGAGGTGGTACGGGCTGAAAAAACTGATCATGCTACTATTGCCACCGCTATGGATATAGGTCGCAAGGTAGGCAAGATTGCGGTTCTTGTTGGTGTGTGTCCGGGTTTTGTTGGCAATCGTATTTTGGCCCGCCGACAAGAGCAGGCTCAACGCCTTATATTGGAGGGCGCTTTGCCGTGGGATGTTGACAGGGTGTTGTATGACTTTGGCTTTCCTATGGGGCCGTTTGCCATGAGTGATTTAGCGGGACTGGATATTGGCTGGAGTAAGGAGGACTCCAAGGGCGAGACGTTGCGGGATATTTTGTGCGAGGCGGGGCGTTTGGGGCAGAAGTCGGGTGCGGGTTATTATCTTTATGATGAGAACCGTAAGGCTACGCCTGACCCGAAAGTAGAGGCTATTATTCAAGAGTATGCCGAGGCGCGACAGATTAAGCGCCGTGAGGTCTCAGATGAAGAAATCCTTGAGCGTTGCGTTTATCCGATGATTAACGAGGGTGCGAAGATTTTGGAGGAGGGGATGGCTCTGCGCCCGGGTGACATTGATATTATCTGGGTTAATGGGTACGGCTGGCCTGTTTATCGGGGCGGTC
- the hisC gene encoding histidinol-phosphate transaminase produces the protein MTDPCPRDGVLAIPPYVGGRSVVAGVASPVKLSSNETPLGASPRAVTAFQEVGGRLALYPDGSTDALRQALGHHHGLDPGRIVCGAGSGELLSLLAQAYLGMGDEAIFSSHGFLLYRIVTLAAGAQPIPVPEQNLTTDVDAILAAVTPRTRVVFLANPNNPTGSYLPQSEIKRLCDGLNSNILLVLDAAYAEYVRRNDYEAGFALACEYDNVVITRTFSKVYGLAALRLGWCFGSPIVTDALNRLRNPFNVSAAAQAAGIAALDDKAFTEAAIAHNEQWYSWLAENITAIGLTVHPGVGNFLLIDFSEASGFTAQEVYDFLAQQGLILRTLDAYGLPHCLRLTVGDEAANHAVVAALKKFVGENTSG, from the coding sequence ATGACAGACCCGTGTCCACGAGATGGTGTTTTGGCCATTCCTCCTTACGTGGGGGGACGCTCTGTTGTGGCGGGTGTAGCTAGCCCTGTTAAATTGTCTTCCAACGAAACTCCTCTTGGAGCCAGCCCTCGTGCTGTGACTGCCTTTCAAGAGGTTGGGGGACGGTTAGCACTTTATCCCGATGGTAGCACGGATGCCTTACGACAAGCTTTGGGTCACCATCATGGCCTTGATCCCGGACGTATTGTGTGTGGTGCAGGATCCGGCGAATTATTATCTCTGCTGGCACAGGCTTATCTCGGGATGGGTGATGAGGCCATTTTTTCATCTCATGGATTTTTACTCTATCGAATTGTCACTCTGGCAGCAGGGGCACAGCCTATACCCGTTCCGGAACAAAACCTGACAACGGATGTAGATGCCATACTGGCTGCCGTGACACCCCGCACGCGGGTTGTGTTTTTGGCTAACCCTAATAACCCCACCGGCAGCTATCTGCCGCAATCGGAGATTAAACGCCTGTGTGACGGGCTAAACAGCAATATTCTCCTGGTGTTAGATGCTGCCTATGCTGAATACGTACGGCGTAATGACTATGAAGCCGGTTTTGCGCTGGCTTGTGAGTATGACAATGTGGTTATCACCCGCACCTTCTCAAAGGTTTATGGGTTGGCAGCGTTGCGTCTTGGCTGGTGTTTTGGATCACCAATAGTAACGGATGCCCTCAATCGGTTGCGCAATCCGTTTAATGTCAGTGCAGCCGCTCAAGCGGCAGGCATAGCAGCGCTTGATGACAAAGCCTTTACGGAGGCTGCTATAGCCCATAACGAACAATGGTATTCATGGCTGGCAGAGAACATTACGGCCATAGGGTTAACCGTTCACCCCGGCGTTGGTAATTTCCTGTTGATTGATTTTTCTGAAGCTTCCGGCTTTACTGCTCAAGAAGTTTATGACTTTCTTGCACAGCAAGGTCTTATTCTGCGTACCCTTGATGCTTATGGTCTTCCCCATTGCTTGCGCTTAACAGTGGGTGATGAAGCAGCCAACCATGCCGTTGTTGCCGCCCTGAAAAAGTTTGTGGGGGAAAATACAAGTGGTTAA
- a CDS encoding MoxR family ATPase, with amino-acid sequence MTILPITPDNSPAHDIEAVRTGLAESGYICDARLATAVYLSRTLAKPLLVEGPPGVGKTELAHAASGLFERPLIRLQCYEGLDESRALYEWKYGKQLLYTQLLKDRLNDMIGDTKDFKASLERIHSFDDIFFNESFLEPRPLLRALKEPDGAVLLVDEIDKADDEFEAFLLEILSAYQISIPEIGTVKAQTPPLVFLTSNGTRDIGDALRRRCLHLYIPFPDADLERRIIEVRVPGASEILRSMIVAFVQTLREQDLKKPPSVSETLDWARALILLNAPVLDADVVRNTLNVLLKVQTDMEHIGGAVEKLTRLAKEQVAKTAP; translated from the coding sequence TTGACCATATTACCCATAACACCGGACAATTCTCCCGCGCACGATATCGAGGCCGTTCGCACGGGCCTCGCAGAAAGCGGTTATATCTGCGACGCACGGCTCGCAACAGCCGTTTATCTCTCCCGAACTCTGGCCAAACCCCTACTCGTAGAAGGCCCCCCGGGCGTCGGCAAGACCGAATTAGCTCACGCCGCCTCAGGCTTGTTTGAAAGACCTCTGATACGCCTTCAATGCTACGAGGGGCTTGATGAATCTCGCGCTCTTTATGAATGGAAATATGGCAAACAGCTGCTCTACACCCAGTTGCTTAAAGACAGACTCAACGACATGATAGGAGACACAAAAGATTTCAAGGCCTCTCTTGAGCGGATTCATTCGTTTGACGATATTTTTTTCAACGAATCCTTTCTGGAGCCGCGTCCTTTGTTGCGGGCTTTGAAGGAGCCGGACGGTGCTGTTTTGCTGGTAGACGAAATTGACAAAGCAGACGATGAGTTTGAGGCTTTTCTGCTGGAGATTTTATCGGCCTATCAGATATCCATTCCGGAGATTGGCACGGTGAAAGCCCAGACACCACCTTTGGTTTTCCTCACCAGCAACGGAACCCGCGATATTGGTGATGCGTTACGGCGTCGGTGTTTGCACTTGTACATTCCTTTTCCTGACGCAGATTTGGAGCGGCGGATTATTGAGGTGCGAGTACCGGGGGCTTCCGAAATATTGCGGTCTATGATCGTGGCGTTTGTGCAGACTTTACGGGAGCAGGATTTAAAAAAACCACCCTCTGTCTCTGAGACTCTGGACTGGGCACGGGCGCTGATTTTACTCAATGCGCCGGTTCTTGATGCTGATGTTGTAAGAAACACACTTAATGTATTGCTAAAAGTTCAAACCGACATGGAGCATATCGGCGGAGCAGTTGAAAAACTCACCCGTTTAGCCAAGGAGCAGGTAGCGAAAACCGCACCCTGA
- a CDS encoding chorismate mutase, whose amino-acid sequence MGFALLFALCVAIVCLWEMVGLWAETSPVETQMNTGNLDDLALSLDDLRHQIDTLDDEIHQRLMRRTEIVHRVAGLKAHATGGERGLAMRMAREAMIMRRLAARHEGALPVQVIFHLWRTLFAASIIIESGFSVGIYGGGAMPQMRDLAYRIYGGAITPVFYDSAGALMEALTQDSHMMALFPSPDLRAENNDWWCHLADVEENSPRVVARLPFLVRKSLSGEPSFLAVARALYEPSGEDTTLIRIATPKPIKTQESEALFESCELAGRLMAQGVLSGSNNANLVALDGFIPQDDKRLLALGRQGKKLSWLGGFPNPVIVP is encoded by the coding sequence ATGGGTTTTGCTTTGCTTTTTGCTCTTTGTGTTGCCATAGTCTGCCTGTGGGAGATGGTAGGGCTGTGGGCGGAGACAAGCCCTGTGGAAACGCAAATGAACACTGGTAATTTAGACGATTTAGCGCTCTCTTTGGATGACTTACGCCACCAGATTGATACTCTGGATGATGAGATTCACCAGCGTCTTATGCGGCGCACCGAAATTGTGCATCGGGTAGCCGGCCTCAAGGCACACGCAACGGGGGGCGAACGAGGTTTGGCGATGCGCATGGCACGTGAGGCTATGATTATGCGCCGTCTGGCAGCCCGGCATGAGGGGGCGTTACCCGTGCAGGTTATTTTTCACCTGTGGCGAACGTTGTTTGCAGCCAGCATTATCATAGAGAGTGGTTTTAGTGTTGGCATATATGGCGGTGGAGCTATGCCGCAAATGCGGGATTTAGCGTACCGGATTTATGGTGGCGCTATTACGCCTGTCTTTTATGACAGTGCCGGGGCGCTTATGGAGGCTCTCACTCAAGACTCACACATGATGGCGCTGTTTCCTTCTCCTGATTTGCGGGCAGAAAACAATGATTGGTGGTGTCATCTGGCAGATGTTGAAGAAAACAGCCCAAGAGTTGTTGCGCGCTTGCCTTTCTTAGTTCGGAAAAGTCTATCAGGTGAACCTTCTTTTCTGGCAGTTGCCCGTGCGCTCTATGAACCTTCAGGAGAGGATACGACTCTGATACGCATAGCAACACCAAAGCCCATAAAGACTCAGGAGAGTGAGGCGCTTTTTGAGTCTTGCGAATTAGCCGGACGTCTTATGGCTCAGGGCGTCCTCTCCGGTAGCAACAATGCGAACCTTGTAGCGCTGGATGGCTTTATCCCGCAAGATGACAAACGTCTTTTAGCCCTCGGCCGGCAGGGAAAAAAATTGAGTTGGTTAGGCGGATTTCCTAATCCTGTTATTGTGCCATGA
- a CDS encoding prephenate/arogenate dehydrogenase family protein, which produces MVKPLFQRLALIGLGLIGSSIAHAVQRKQLAGHITGYAPSAETRARAKTLGFCDSLYDTPQAAVEGADLVILCAPVGALGDITRTLAPALASGAIISDVGSVKASVIRDMAPFIPEGVHFVPAHPVAGTEESGPDAGFAELFDGRWCILTPTPTSDVEAVQHLKTFWIECGAMVEVMEPDHHDLVLAITSHVPHLIAYNIVGTAARLGVVTNSEVTKYAAGGFRDFTRIASSDPVMWRDIFLNNRTAVLDMLDRFQNDMDHLKQAIERSDGKALQDLFTSTRNIRQRIIEAGQESPEPDFARKSTHTKTTTGDS; this is translated from the coding sequence GTGGTTAAACCTTTGTTTCAACGCCTGGCTCTTATAGGGCTTGGATTGATCGGCTCCTCTATCGCTCATGCGGTGCAACGCAAGCAGCTGGCCGGGCACATCACAGGCTATGCCCCATCTGCTGAAACCCGTGCTCGTGCTAAAACATTGGGATTTTGTGACAGTCTTTATGATACACCTCAGGCCGCCGTTGAAGGTGCCGACTTGGTTATTTTATGCGCACCGGTTGGTGCGTTAGGCGACATCACCCGGACTCTTGCACCTGCCCTCGCATCCGGCGCGATTATAAGCGACGTAGGCTCTGTAAAAGCCTCTGTTATCCGCGATATGGCCCCCTTTATTCCTGAAGGCGTGCATTTTGTACCGGCCCATCCGGTTGCAGGCACAGAAGAGTCCGGGCCTGATGCAGGCTTTGCAGAATTATTCGACGGACGTTGGTGCATCCTCACCCCTACACCTACCAGTGACGTTGAGGCGGTTCAGCACCTTAAAACATTCTGGATAGAGTGTGGTGCCATGGTTGAGGTGATGGAACCGGACCACCATGATTTGGTTTTGGCCATTACCAGCCATGTACCCCATCTTATCGCATACAACATTGTAGGCACGGCGGCGCGTTTAGGGGTGGTTACTAATTCTGAAGTAACTAAATATGCAGCCGGTGGCTTTCGAGACTTCACCCGCATTGCCTCTTCAGACCCTGTAATGTGGCGAGACATTTTTCTCAACAACCGAACGGCGGTTCTGGATATGCTGGACAGGTTTCAAAACGATATGGATCATCTCAAACAAGCCATTGAGCGTTCTGATGGAAAAGCACTGCAAGATTTATTCACCAGCACACGCAACATACGCCAGCGCATCATAGAGGCAGGGCAAGAAAGCCCGGAGCCTGATTTTGCCCGCAAGAGTACTCACACAAAAACCACCACCGGCGACTCTTAA
- a CDS encoding VWA domain-containing protein, which translates to MPAMLADFIKALRAADVRVSPAESIEAQKVLEIVGISDRVLFHDALSQSLAKTAEEKAVFSDVFDRFFSFDAFSGPTDTADTDEHGAPIGGLNTQTEIPQDSGLADLIASGDQAELARRLAVAAQAVDLNQIRLFTQSGLYTRRILDAMGEGNLTEAIIAAERADNNELQRSLTTLRERARKETSDYVQRQMALQTANAGRLVRTDILSRISLSNVEHGDFKLMRQLVRKMAKKLSSLHSRRRRRARRGHLDLRHTIRRNVRYDGVIFETLWKKTRIDRPKVVVICDVSGSVRAVARFLLMFLYSLTEVLPKVRAFAFSGDLAEVTDLFLKEDIETAIAETMRRHGGGATDYGAAMEGLESLILDDIDFHTTVILLGDARSNYGDPRTDIFKVISARARRLIWLNPEPRTLWDTGDSEMGRFAPYCHEVRTANTLRHLERIIDGLLKTAR; encoded by the coding sequence ATGCCGGCCATGCTAGCTGACTTTATCAAGGCCCTCAGGGCAGCAGATGTAAGGGTCTCGCCGGCAGAAAGCATTGAGGCCCAAAAGGTTCTGGAGATAGTAGGCATTTCAGACAGGGTATTATTTCATGACGCCCTCTCTCAATCACTGGCCAAGACGGCAGAAGAAAAAGCCGTATTCAGTGATGTGTTTGATCGTTTTTTTAGTTTTGATGCTTTCTCCGGGCCGACAGATACAGCAGATACGGACGAACACGGAGCGCCCATAGGCGGCCTAAATACCCAAACAGAGATACCTCAGGATAGCGGTTTAGCAGATCTTATTGCTTCCGGTGACCAGGCGGAGCTGGCTCGCCGTTTGGCAGTTGCAGCTCAAGCGGTAGACTTGAATCAAATCCGTCTTTTTACCCAGAGCGGTCTTTACACCCGCCGCATATTGGATGCTATGGGTGAGGGTAATTTGACCGAGGCCATTATTGCGGCTGAACGAGCAGACAATAATGAATTGCAACGCTCTCTTACAACATTGCGGGAGCGCGCCCGCAAGGAAACCTCCGACTATGTGCAGCGTCAAATGGCTCTACAGACGGCTAATGCGGGTCGTCTGGTGCGGACTGATATTTTATCGCGCATTAGTCTTTCTAATGTGGAGCATGGTGATTTTAAATTGATGCGTCAGTTAGTCAGAAAGATGGCAAAGAAACTGTCATCCCTTCATTCTCGCCGCAGACGTCGGGCGCGACGCGGACATTTAGATTTGCGCCATACCATTCGGCGTAATGTGCGCTATGACGGTGTCATCTTTGAGACTTTGTGGAAGAAAACACGCATTGATAGGCCCAAAGTGGTAGTAATCTGCGATGTGAGTGGCTCCGTAAGAGCCGTAGCACGATTTTTGCTTATGTTTCTTTATTCCTTGACGGAAGTGCTTCCGAAGGTACGCGCTTTTGCTTTTTCCGGAGACCTCGCTGAGGTAACGGATTTATTCTTGAAAGAAGATATAGAAACTGCCATCGCCGAGACCATGCGCCGCCATGGAGGGGGGGCGACAGATTATGGGGCTGCCATGGAGGGGCTTGAGTCGTTGATTCTTGATGATATTGATTTCCACACCACGGTGATTCTATTGGGGGATGCACGTTCTAATTATGGCGATCCCCGCACGGATATATTCAAAGTGATAAGCGCCCGCGCCCGCCGCTTGATTTGGCTTAACCCCGAACCTCGCACTCTGTGGGATACAGGCGATTCTGAAATGGGTCGCTTTGCCCCCTATTGCCATGAGGTGCGCACCGCTAACACATTGCGTCATCTGGAGCGCATTATAGATGGTCTTCTTAAGACGGCACGTTAG